One part of the Pelecanus crispus isolate bPelCri1 chromosome 20, bPelCri1.pri, whole genome shotgun sequence genome encodes these proteins:
- the ACSBG2 gene encoding long-chain-fatty-acid--CoA ligase ACSBG2: MLCESDARMALAEPVPTAYFNSDPQGSCEVSLDDVLLNSSTRTVEVRNVETAEDKTEGCQIDMLGFKAPSPPTSSMWTTRRDGEVRLRMDEQGIGSEAPKTVHELFREAASKYGDYYALASKKGGQWIKLTYKMYYDECWKAAKSFLKLGLERFHGVCILGFNSAEWFIADIGAILAGGFAVGIYTTNSPEACHYVADNCSANVLVVENHKQLQKILEIQHQLPHLKAIIQYGEELKEKRPNLYSWSEFMDLGKDVPDTQLREIIESQKPNQCCTLIYTSGTTGQPKGVMLSHDNLTWTASAAGRFIMLSDAKEKQELVVSYLPLSHIAAQMSDIWSAMTFGVQVFFAQPDALKGTLVDTLREVRPTAFLGVPRVWEKMEEKMKSIGAKSSALRRKVASWAKGVGLQTNLKRMNGYSEVPVNFRLARHLVYKKVRKAIGLDRCTKCYTGAAPITRETLEFFLSLNIPVFELYGMSESSGPHTISLPHAFKLTSCGKEVTGCQTLIHKPDRDGNGEICFSGRHIFMGYLNMEEKTKEAIDEDGWLHSGDLGKHDKDGFLYITGRIKELIITAGGENVPPVPIEDAVKDAVPIISNAMLVGDKAKFLAMLLTLKCKVDVETGEPGDDLTPEAIEYCQKLGSKATKVSEIISSKDKAIYAAIQKGIAAVNEGAVSNAQKVQKWVLLEKDFSVFGGELGPTMKLKRPVVAQKYKDQIAQFYADVDTPTATENALRQ; the protein is encoded by the exons ATGCTGTGTGAGTCAGATGCACGTATGGCACTTGCCGAACCAGTCCCCACGGCTTATTTTAATTCGGATCCTCAGGGGAGCTGTGAGGTGTCACTGGATGATGTGCTGCTCAACTCTTCAACTAG AACTGTTGAGGTCCGCAACGTTGAGACAGCTGAAGATAAGACAGAGGGATGTCAGATAGACATGCTGGGCTTCAAAG CCCCTTCACCTCCTACCTCCAGCATGTGGACAACACGACGAGATGGAGAGGTCAGACTGAGGATGGATGAACAGGGCATAGGCAGTGAGGCACCAAAGACCGTTCATGAGCTATTCCGGGAAGCTGCTAGTAAATACGGTGATTACTATGCCCTCGCATCCAAGAAGGGTGGCCAGTGGATAAAACTAACATATAAGATGTACTATGATGagtgctggaaagcagcaaaaagctttctgaag CTGGGACTGGAGCGTTTTCATGGAGTGTGCATCTTGGGATTTAATTCTGCAGAGTGGTTTATTGCTGACATCGGAGCTATCCTTGCAGG tGGATTTGCTGTTGGTATCTACACTACAAACTCTCCTGAGGCCTGTCATTATGTAGCAGACAACTGCAGTGCTAATGTTCTGGTTGTGGAAAACCataaacagctgcagaaaatctTAGAA ATTCAGCATCAACTACCTCATCTGAAAGCTATTATCCAGTATGGGGAAGAGCTAAAAGAGAAGAGACCAAATCTGTACTCT TGGAGTGAGTTCATGGACCTTGGCAAAGATGTTCCAGATACTCAGCTCCGTGAAATCATTGAGTCGCAGAAGCCTAACCAGTGCTGTACATTAATATATACCTCAGGGACAACCGGACAGCCAAAGGGAGTAATGCTCAGTCATGACAAC TTGACGTGGACGGCATCGGCGGCAGGGCGCTTCATAATGCTGTCAGATgctaaagaaaagcaggaactGGTGGTCAGCTATCTGCCCCTCAGTCATATTGCTGCACAGATGTCGGATATTTGGTCGGCGATGACGTTCGGTGTACAAGTTTTCTTTGCTCAACCAGATGCATTAAAG GGCACCTTGGTAGACACACTGCGGGAAGTGAGACCAACTGCCTTTTTGGGAGTTCCTCGTGtctgggaaaaaatggaagaaaaaatgaaatccatAGGTGCAAAATCGTCAGCACTCAGAAGAAAAGTGGCATCATGGGCCAAGGGAGTTGGGTTGCAGACAAATCTGAAGCGGATGAATGG ATATTCTGAAGTCCCCGTGAACTTCCGCTTAGCCAGGCACTTGGTGTACAAGAAAGTGCGAAAAGCCATTGGGCTGGACCGATGCACAAAGTGCTACACGGGGGCTGCTCCCATTACCAGAGAGAcgctggaattttttttaagtctgaatATTCCTGTGTTTGAGCTGTACGGCATGAGCGAGAGCTCTGGGCCTCACACGATCTCTCTACCTCACGCGTTCAAGCTCACCAG CTGTGGAAAGGAAGTCACAGGCTGCCAGACGCTGATTCATAAGCCAGATAGAGATGGCAACGGGGAGATCTGCTTCTCGGGAAGGCACATCTTCATGGGCTATTtgaacatggaagaaaaaaccaaagagGCAATTGATGAAGATGGCTGGCTGCACTCGGGTGACCTTGGCAAGCACGATAAAGATGGATTCCTCTACATCACCGGCAGAATTAAAG AGCTCATCATCACTGCGGGAGGTGAGAACGTTCCTCCCGTTCCAATCGAGGATGCTGTGAAAGATGCTGTTCCCATCATCAGCAATGCAATGTTGGTTGGAGACAAAGCAAAATTCCTTGCTATGCTTCTAACGCTAAAG TGCAAGGTAGATGTAGAAACTGGCGAGCCAGGAGATGATCTCACTCCAGAAGCTATTGAGTACTGTCAGAAACTGGGCAGCAAGGCGACAAAAGTCTCCGAAATCATCAGCAGCAAAGACAAGGCTATCTACGCGGCTATCCAGAAGGGAATTGCGGCAGTCAACGAGGGAGCTGTCTCCAATGCTCAGAAAGTCCAGAAGTGGGTCCTTCTGGAGAAGGACTTTTCTGTCTTTGGTGGGGAGCTTG gcCCAACAATGAAGCTGAAGAGACCAGTGGTGGCACAGAAGTACAAAGACCAAATCGCTCAGTTTTACGCAGATGTGGATACACCGACTGCAACAGAGAACGCCCTTCGGCAGTAG